In the Acidobacteriota bacterium genome, GATGGACAGCTCGACCCACGCCTTGCTCGCGCGCGCGGCGATCGCGGCCTCGGCGAGCTTGGTGTCGAAGGTCGAGCACACCTCACCGTTGCTGTCGACGACGTCGAAGCGCTTCCACGGCCGCTTCGTCTTGTCGTTGACGCCCGACTTCTCGTTGACCTCTTCGATACGGACCGCACCCTCGACCGGCGGCTGGTTCGGGTCTGGTGTTTCGACCTTGGCGGTCTCGCTGGCGGCGCCGCTGCCAACGGTGCGCGGCTGCTCGTCGACGACGTCCGCATCGACGATGTCGTTGATCGGCGCCGCCGGCAGCGCGGGCGTCCCGTAGAGCGCGGACGTCCCCCGCATGGCGTTTTCAGCCACCATGCGCATCTGCTCCGGGTCGTTCGGGTTCGGCTGCCAGGCGACGCGCAGCACCAGGAACGGCTTCGCGAGCTCCTGCTGCGAGTACTTCTGCTTGATGCCGAACTCGCGGATCGCGGCGTTGATGGCGCGGGTCTCGGCATTGCGAAGGCCGTTCTTCCGTCCCTCAACGATCTGTGCCGGCTTCCAGCCGTTCAGCCGCGGCGATCCTTCGCGCAGGTCCCATTCGGCGGTCGCCTCGCGCGTCACGACCGTGCCGTCGATACCACGGTAGGTCGCGATTGCCTTGAACTCCCAGAGGAAGGGAATGGTTCGCGGGTCTGTGCGCTGCGTCGTGATGCTGATGCCGGCGCCCTCGGCAATCTTCCGGAGGCCGATCTTGGCGAGCGCGACTTCGCCCTGGCCGAGAAACGGTAGGCCGTCGTAGACCTCGCCCGGGCCGCCCTTGGCCGGGTTGGCGTTGATCTTGACGACGCTGGCGATGATGCCGTGCTGCGGCGCCATGCCGGTGATCTGCGTGAACGGCGACAGCAGGTTGTAGTTGCCCGTCCACTTCTGGATCGCCGCCGTGAAATCGTCGGGGCGCGTGATGACCTCGGGCGTCTTCACATCGCTGGCCTTCGCGATCTGCGTTGGCTGGGTCTGGGTGTCTGTCGCCATGGCTACATCACCTCCGTCGTCGCGGGTTCGAGGTTCGCCAGGTCGACGCCGGCGTGCGCCACCGGCGCCGGCGGCGTAAGGCTAGCCAGGTCCTTCTGCACGAGCGCGCGCATCAGGTCGACGGTGTCGGGGTGGCGCTTGCCGGCCAGGTGATCGCGGAAGACCTGGAAGGCGCGGATGAAGCCCTTCACCACTTCGGCGCGCTGTTGCCGCGTGAAGTTGGTCAGACCCGCCGGCGTGAGCTGCTCGGCCGCGTCGTAAATGGCGGGGCGCAGCCGCTCCTGGTCATTCAGGAGCGCGGTCGCCGTCGCGGTCGCGAGGTAGGTCTCCTGCACCACCGGCGGCAGCGCGTCGAAGTCCGCGCCGACGTCACGCCGGTCGAACCGATAGAGCTCGGCCGCGATCCGACGGACGTGCTTGGACATCGCCACCTGGTCGGCGAAGCCTTGTGATGAATTGTTGGTTGATGGCATACTTCCGTTCGTCACTGTCGTTACCTCCTCGAGGGCCGCGTCTTCAGCGCGGCCTTCGTTGTTTCCGCCCACTCCCCTTACGCGAACTTGTTCCACCCTTTCAGCCGGCCGCCGGTCCGCGGCGCCACGCGATCGACGGCCTGCAGTGCGGTGTCAACCGGCTTGTGCGCGAGGCGCTGCCGCAACTGCTCGACGGCGTTCGGCCGAAAGCGCCAATCCCGGCCCAGGCGATACGCGGGCAGCGTGCCGGCCGCGGCCAGCCGTCGCACCTTCTTCGGCGAGCACTGCAGTTCACTCGCGACCTCCGTCACCGTGCGATCGGGGGTCATGACCTGTTTCTCAGCGGCACGGATGCACGCGTTGTAAGAAGGGCGCTGCGCTTGACGGTGGCCTTCAGCCGCAGCGCGGCCTCGACCATGTCGTCAATCTCGCGGTTGATGGTTGGGAGTTCATCAGCCGTGATGCCGCCGCCGGTGCGCAGCGCCCGATCGATCGCCGAGACGGCTTCGCTCAGTTCCTTGGTCTGTTCGCTGATCGCGCTGACCAAGGCGGCGTCGGCCGAATCGACGACCGTCGGCGGACGGAAGAAGAAGCCGCCCACGCGAGCGGCATAGAAACGCGCGACTGCATCGTTGTCCGCGGTGCGGTCGAGAATGGAGGCCTGACGCCGCGCCGGCACCCAGGCGTCGTCGCGATCCGGATTCACCATCGCGGTCAGCGTCTTCTCGTGGATGCCCTCTTTACCGGCGATGACGTCGACCGCGTCCTTCGCGTGCATCACCTGGCAGTGCCAGGCCTCGCGCTCGGTGGCGGGTTCACACCGGTGGCCAGCGCGGCATGTGGCACGCGAGTTAGTCATCGCAGCCCCGCACTTTCGACCGTCTCTTCGCTTGCGATGACGGGCTGACAAGCCGTCGCCACGGTGGCAATCTCTTCCCCGAGATGAATAACCGGAACAGCACCGAAGCGATGCAGCAACGGGAGGAGGTAGTCAAAACCGCCGATAGTGACTACGCGATGAGGCTCGCGCTGACGGAGGCGCTGCTGCTGATTGACCTGCGGCAGCGCCAGCTGCGAAAGGCCGTCGCCAGTTACCGAGAGGTTCGGGAGCACGCGCTCGAGGCGTCCGCGTGACATCACGCCACCCTCGATGGAAAGAGGTCCTCAATCGAGCAGCCGAGGAACTCAGCCAGTTTGCGGGCCGTAGGCAGCGAGACGTCCTTGACGTGCCCACGGCACACGTTGCTGAGGTGCGGCTCGGTGATGTCGAGCGCCACAGCCACACTCCGCTGGGTCAGACCCGCCAGCCGGATGGCCGCAGCAACCCGGTTGGGGCCGTCATTTGCGCTAGACCGCAACGCTTCGAGCTGGTCAGATTCGAGCACGGCGTAATATTGCGTCAAGGCGTAATTACTGTCAAGCGCAATTTAACGGTGGACTGTAATTGGCTGGATTACGTCAGGACGTAAGTGGAGACTTGCCTTGCTTTGCCGACAATAGGCGGGAATATCAGGGAAGCTCGCAAGCGAGCCGGCTTCGAAACAGGGAAGGCCTTCGCTGCAGCGATGGGCGTCGATGGCTCACGGGTCAGCGAATGGGAAACGGACACCTACCAGCCCAGCCTGGACACGCTGCTGAAGATCGCGACTTTCCTGCACTGCTCGATTGACGAGCTGCTGAATGGCGTAAACCAGGGATATGAAGCCGCGCGCCGCGCGTTTGGCCCCCGCGCCTCGACGGTCAATGACGGAATCGAAGCAGTCGTGATGGATGACGACGTCGGCGCCGGCTATCTGCGCAACGACATTCCAGTGATCGCCGAAGGAGATGCCTCTCCTGGGCCAAACCTGTTCTGGGACGAGGAAGGCCTCAAGTCGGACGTGGAAGACCGCATCTCTCGGCCCTACGACGTTCGAGATCAGCGAGCCTACGGCGTGCGCGTACGCGGCGACTCGATGGTGCCCCGCTATCGTCCTGGAGAGGTACTCGTGGTGTCGCCGCACACTCCGGTCGAGGATGGTGACGAGGTCTACGTGGCGCTTCTATCAGGTGAGCGTTTGTTAAAGATCGCTCGCAAGTCGCCTGGTGGATGGATTCTTGAATCAGAGAACCGCGCCTATCCTGCGCGGTTCGTGAAAAAGGGTGAAGTCGGGACGATGCACCCAATTCTCTGGATCAGGCCAGCCCGCCGGTCGCGCGGTGATCGCAAGTGAGCTGGGCCTCGACTGTCAACCTTGTGTGCCATGGTGATCGGACCACAATGAAAACCACTACCGGAGACGTCATCATCTGCCAGAAGCCAGGGATTACCGTTCGACTTGTCGCAGTCGTCTTGAACGATGGCGACGCCCCTGACGACGTTCGATACTGGCGGCCCGAAGGGCGGGTGAGCGCAGAGGACTTCGCGCGCGCGACGATCGCAAATACGGGCGGCAAGATTTTCCGCTGGGACGGCCACTGCCAGTTCGAGCGGATCGACAACGACTAAAGAGGTTGGTAGGACAACAACGTTCGTGTAGTTGATTGCTGAAACCGTGCGCCGTGCTGCCACCAGCAGCAGACCGCCCCCCTGCGGCGCGCACTTTTTCAGAGGTAGACCCATGACTCGGAGACAGCTACTCGCGTTCGTCGTAGGGACCGCATTCGGCGCGGCCTTCATTCCGGGCCCCGTACGCGCGGCGACCTGCACCGGCGCCAACCCCTGCAATGCGTGCAAGAACTGTTCGTCATGTAAACGTTGTGCCAAGGATGGCAAGACCTGCGGCACCTGCAAGCGCGCCATGGACGTGTCGCACTTCGAGCTGAGGACTACATAACATGCTGAAGATTACCCCTATTGCCGTCGGCCTATCTTTCGCGCTTCAGTTCCTGGTCGGCACTCCATCCGACGGCGGACCGATCCGAGTGGCCGTGCCTGGCCATGCCGCAGGCGACGTGCTACTCATCGGCGTTGAGACGATCGACACGCCTGAATGCGCAGGAGTGGTCGAGAAGGAAGTCGCGTTGTGGAACATCAGAACGAAGGTCGTGCCTGACTCGACCTCGGCTGAAGCCGTGTATGTCGAAGCCCCCAACGGCATCACGCTCAATGAACGGGCTGCGTGGACGGGGTGCGCGAGAGTCAGCGGCAATAATTTTGACCGATCGCGAACACTGCGATCCGCCTGGATGTCCGCCCAGACGTTGAGCCGAGGATTCTACGCAGTACGCGCGGTGACGGCCGCTGAACTTGCCGCCCTGAAAGGTCTATCCTCGCCGCCTGCGTCAGTGGCCACTGGTGCGGGTTGGACCGGCAGCGGTTCGAAGGACACCGAGAGCTTCGAGATGTCGGGGGAATGGCGAATTGTCTGGTCTGCCGTGCCTTCGTCAAGCGTCGGCGGCGTCCTCTCGGTAACCGTGCATAACGCCAACGACAACAGCATCGTCAACACGATGTCGTCTGGCCGCATCAGCACTGCTACGCAGGATCAGTCGGTGGTCCGCACGCCTCCCGGGCGATACTACCTCTCGATCAACTCCGCCAACATGACCTGGCGCGTGGCCGTCAGCCGATAGGGCCATGAAGCCGAGCTCGAAGCCAAAAGTAGCCGGCCGCATCATCCCCGCCCCGCCTGGCACGCGCGTCGTCCAGGCTGGCGGGGGCTTTACTCTGACCATGCGATCGACGGCTGCGATGGACGAAGCGGCGGTACAGAGCCGGAAGGTCCGCATCCTCGAAGCACTCCAAGACGCCGTTCGAGCGATCGACGCCGGCGAGCTCGAGCCACCCGATGGCGACTAAGGCTGTCTACGCGGCCGACGGGTTACTGGCACGTGACTCTGGGCCCTGGGCCAAAGAGAAGCTCACACATGTCCGGCGCTACATGGACATGGTGATCACGTCGATGCTCGGGAAGTGGGATGGCGGCGTGGTCTTTATCGACCTCATGGCCGGGCCCGGCATCTGCGTTGACCGCACCGACCAATCGGAGTTCATCGGCTCGCCGCTACTCGCCCTGAACACCAAGAAGGCGTGGACGCAGATCTATCTCGTCGAACTTGATGTTCAGCTGCGCCAGGCGCTCGAGCAGCGCGTCGCCCAACAGCCTCGCAGCAACACCGTGCAGATTATCGCCGGCGACAGCAACAGCGCGGGGGTCATCGCGCGGTTGCGCACCGCTTCCGAGGGTGCGCTCGCGGTCGCATTTGTGGATCTCATTGGCCAGGAAATCGCCTTCGACACCATTCGCCAGCTGACGACCGGCCGCAGCATCGACCTGTGGTTTAGTTTTCCGGAGCTCGACCTGCGAAGGAACGCCACATTGGCCCCGCGTGACATGGACCACGCCGCCAGATGGACGCGCTTCTTTGGAACCGAGGAGTGGCGCCCGATCGTAGAGCAGCGTCGACCGAGAGCAGCGCTGGTCGAACTCCTGAAACTCTATCGCCGGCAGCTCGAGGCGCTCGGCTACATCACCGAGGTCAGCAAGCTACCGATGAAGAACTCCTTGGGCGCCACGATGTATCGGCCGCTCTTTGCCTCGAAGAACGCGCGGGGGATCGACTTTTTTCACAAGTCGCTGTTGCGAGACGCCGGCGCGCCCAAGCCCGCTACGCTCTTCGACCTCGGGTAGGTCATGCCAACGCCGACCGTCCAGGAGCGCTTCATCACCGCCACGCTTCGACGGGTGGCCACCCAGCTGCTTGAGGAAGAACTTCGCACCGGCTGCCTTGGACGATCGCCGCAGCTCCCGGAACCATTCGAGCTTCGCCGGGCGCGCGCCGGTCTGACTCTCGCCGCCGGCGATCAGCCAATGAATGCCGGTCAGGTCGAGCGTGGCCAGCGAGCCGAGCAGGGGCTCAGCCGAGATGAAGCGCACGGCCGCCGGCACCTTGCGGAGGTAGTCAGCGCGCCACAGGAACTTGTCGGTCTCGATCGACACGCCCATCCAGACATTCGCCGGCCAGGGCAGCGTCGGCGCCAGGCGCGCCAGCCGCTCCGCGCGCTTCGTCAGGACTTGGAACGTGTGCTGCGGGCAGTCGACCATGACCTGGAAGACCTGGCGGATGTAGGCGTCCGGCACGTCCTTGTGAAACAGGTCCGACATCGAGTTGACGAACACCACGCGCGGCCGCTTCCAGCGCTTCGGCAGCTCGAGCAGGTGCGGCTTCAACGTGAGTGTGAACCCATTCGGGAACGTGTTCGGGAAGCGCAGGGCGACCCGTTTGGCGTAGCAGAGGTCACACCCCGGCGACACCTCCGTGCAACCGGTGACGGGATTCCACGTCGCCTCGGTCCATTCAATCCCGGAGTGGTCGGCCATGATCCGCGAGGATAACATGCCAAGAACGGTCGCCGGCAGGCGCGCCCCGGCACCGGATGACCTCATCTGTCACGCCGTGCCGCGATCGATCAACTGATGGGTGCGTTCTTCGAGGAAGGCCGCGGCGAGGCGCTGCACGAGGTCAAGGGCAAACGCCTCCGGGGCGGCTGGCGCTACCAGTTCCAGTACCAGCTCCAGAGCTACAAGTCGCCGCGTGGCTTCAACACGCAGCGCGACGCCCTGGACGCCGAGGCGGAGCACCGGCGCCGGCTCAAGCTGCAGGCCGCCGGCGTCTACGTGCCGCCCACGAAAGCCACGGCCGCGAGCTTCCAGAACTGGGCCGGCGTGTATTCGGAGTACGTGCATTCCCTGCACGCGAAGGGCCTGATCAAACGGCCCGAGATCATTGACGCCAACCTGAGTTCGGTGCTGCGCTTCTGGGGCCGTCGGCCGACGAAGCCTGGCGCCTACGTGCACCCGACCGGCAAGTATCTGGACCTCACCCTGGCCGACCCGATCGCCGACCCGAGCTTGATGCGCGCGTTCGATGAATGGATGGACGCCGAAGGCATCGAAGGGTCCACGCGCAACCACTACAACACCACGATGAGCCGGATGTACTGGCTCGCGCTGCAGGCCGAGTATCGGCGCGAGGCGGGCGAGCCGGCTTATAACCCGTTCGCGCAGCGGCCGCGGTCGAAGGGCAAGCGTCGGCGGGTTGCCCTCTCGGTCGAACAGATCCAGGCGTGGATCGCGCAGGCGTCGTATCACGTTCGCATCGCTATGTCGGTCGCGGCCCTCGCGCCTGAGCTGCGCCTGGTCAACGTGCTGCAGCTCACCTGGAAGGAATCCCACGAGTCGCACGTCGACCTGGCGAACGGCCGCGTTATCGTGTGGGACCACAAGACGGATGCCGACGGCAAGGTCATCGTCGTGCCGATCACCGCGCAGCTGCAGGAGATCCTCGAGGACGCGAAGACCAGGCACCCGCGATCGACCCACGTGGTCTGGTATCACGGCGGCCCGGTGAAGGACATCGGTGGCGGCGTGAAGGCAGCGGCGATCGCGGCCGGGTTGACGTGGGGTCGCTCTGTCGCCGGCGGCGCGACCTTCCACACCCTGCGGCACTCGATGAACACCTTCATGGGGCGCATGAAGATTCATCCGGTGCATCACCAGCAGGCGGCTGGGCACAAGGATTTCGCGACGACGCTGTCGTATTCACATCTGAACGTCGACGACAAGGTCAACACGCTCGAGCAACTGTCAGGCGGCCTGCCAATCCTCGGGTTGGTCAAAGGGGCTGTTAGCCGGATTTCGCGTGCGACGCGGGGTAAGAAATCGAAGCGGGGTGACTTGCGGGGTGACTCTAGCCGGAAACCACGGGTCAAAACGGCCCGAAAGGGCCGCACCGCGGGCCTCAAGCGAGGCCCGAATCTGGCTCGCAAGAAGGCACCTAAAGTGTTGAAGAAGTAAGACTTGATGTTGGTGCGGAAGAGAGGACTCGAACCTCCACCCGGTTGCCCGGACTAGCTCCTGAGGCTAGCGCGTCTGCCAATTCCGCCACTCCCGCACTCGGAGGGGTTATTGCTAAGGCAGTGAGTCCATAAGTATACCTACCGCTCGGGCGCGAAGGCAAACCTTCCCTTCTTCAGGGCGCTCTGCGCTTCCACGACCGACAGCATCGCCTCGGCGGCATGCGACAGCGTGCCCTCGCGACGGTGGATCAGCCGGAGCTTGCGGTCGAACGTGAGTTCCGGCACCTCGACCCGCACCAGTTCCTTGTACGCAATCTCGCGCTCGACGGTAATCGCCGGCAGCAACGCCACACCGTTCCCCATGGCCACGAACTTCTTGATCGCGTCGATGGTCGGCATCTCCACCGGCATGCGCAATTCGACCCGGCGTTTGCGAAAGGTGTCGATGACCCGTTGACGGTACGGGGATGACACGTGGTGCGCGACGAACGACTCGCTGGCCAACTCCGCAATCGACACCTTGGCGCGCCGCGCCAGGGGATGCGTCGGCGGCACCACGAACGCCAGCTCGTCGTGATACACGACGATCGACTGCAGCGCGGCGGTGTCGGGGCGAAACGTGACCACGCCGAAGTCGGCGCCGTAGTCGAGCACCTGGGCGGGCACGCGGCTGCCCAAGGCCCGCTGCACCGTGATGTGCACATCCGGGTAGAGCCGGCGATATTCGTGCAGGATCGGCAACAGGTAAAGGCACGTCAACTCGTTGGCGGCCACGGTCAGCCGGCCGGTGCGCAACTGCCGCACGTCGTCGAGCGCCGACATGGTCCGCTGCCGCAGGTTGACCAGACGCTCGGCGTGGTCGGCGAGCACGCGCCCGGCGTCGGTCAGCACCCCCCGCCGGCTCGACCGATCGAACAGCGGCCGGCCGATTTCGTCCTCCAGCTTCTTGATGGTCTGGCTGATGGCCGGCTGGGTGCGATACAGGGCCTTGGCGGCCGCGGAAAAGCTGCCTTCACGCACAACTGCAAGAAAGGCTTCAAGTTGGAACAGTTCCATCGGGAGTCATAGTATAAGCAAACAGGTGATAGTCCATAGATATTATTACTTTGACTTATTTTGGTCGGCCGCCCGAGACTGTCAGGGCAAAGCTTGGACACCATGGCCACCAGATCCCGCATCCACGTCTTCGACACGACCCTTCGCGACGGCGAGCAAGCGCCGGGCTTCAGCATGACAGCGACAGAGAAGCTGCGGCTGGCCCAGCAATTGGACCGCCTCGGCGTCGACATCATCGAAGCCGGCTTCCCCATTTCGTCGGACGGCGACTTCGACGCGGTGAAGACCATTGCCGGCGCCGTGCGGCGGCCGATCATCGCCGGCCTGGCCCGGGCGATCCCGGCCGACATCGACCGCGCCTGGGCGGCGCTGGCGGGCGCGGCGCGGCCGCGCATCCACGTATTTCTGGCGACGTCTGACATCCACCTCGAACACAAGCTGCGCATCTCGCGCGAGCAGTGCGTGGCGCAAATCAAGAGCGCCGTGGCCCACGCGCGGGCCCTGTGTGCCGACGTCGAGTTCTCGGCCGAAGACGCGACGCGCAGCGACCTGGCGTTCCTGTGCGAGGTCGCGGTCGCGGCGGTGGAGGCCGGCGCCACCACCATCAACCTGCCCGACACGGTCGGCTACGCGCTGCCAGCCGACATTCACAGGATGTTCTCGACCGTCGGCCAACTGATCGGCGACCGCGCGGTCCTCTCCGCCCACTGCCACAACGACCTCGGCATGGCGGTGGCCAACTCCGTCGCGGCCATCCAGGCCGGCGCGCGGCAGGTCGAGTGCACCATCAACGGCATTGGCGAGCGGGCCGGGAACGCATCGCTCGAAGAGATTGTCATGACGCTCGAAGTGCGGGCCGATGCCCTGCCCTTCACGACCGGGATCAACACCCCTGGCCTCGTGCCCGCCAGCAACACGCTGTCGGCCATCGTCGGGGTCTCGGTGCCGCCGAACAAGGCCATTGTCGGGGCGAACGCCTTCGCGCACGAGGCCGGCATTCACCAGGATGGCATGCTGAAGTACGAACTGACCTACGAGATCATGCGCCCCGAGTCGGTGGGCGCGGCGGGGACGCGGCTGGTGCTCGGCAAGCATTCCGGCCTGCGCGGCCTCGACGCGCGGTGCCGCGACCTGGGCCATCGCCTGCGGCAGGCCGAACTCGAGCGTCTCTACGTCAAGGTGACGGCGCTCGCGGATCGCACCAAGACGGTGGACGACGCCCAGTTGACCGCGATCATTCGCGACGAGATGGCCACGGCAATGGCCGTGGGCGCCGCGGCCGGTGCGCAACGCGGAGACGCCGCATGTCACTGACGATCGCCCTGCTGCCGGGCGACGGCATCGGGCCGGAAGTCACGGCCGAGGCCGTGCGCATCCTGAAGAACGTCGCGCAGCACGCCGGCAAGTCGTTCACGTTCAGCACGCACCGGATTGGCGGCGTGGCCATCGATAGCGACGGCCAGGGCCTGCCCGAGGCCACGCTCGAGGCCTGTCTCGGCGCCGACGCGGTGCTGCTTGGCGCGGTCGGCCACCCGAAGTTCGACGGCCGCCTCCCCTCGCAGCGGCCCGAGGCGGCCCTGCTCGCCTTGCGCCAGGCGCTCGGCGGCTACGCCAACCTGCGGCCAGCCATCTGCTATGCGCCGCTGGCGAAGCGCACGCCGTTCCAGCCCGAGAAGGTGAAGGGCGCCGACATCCTGATCATCCGCGAGCTGCTGGGCGGCCTGTACTTCGGCGAGCCGCGTGGCTTCGAGGCGTCGGGCACCACCGCGTTCAACACGTTGATCTACTCGCGTCATGAAGTGGAACGAGTCGCCCGCGTCGCCTTCGAGCGCGCGCGTGAACGGCGTGGCCGGGTCGCCTCGATCGACAAGGCGAACGTGCTCGAAACCTCGCAGCTGTGGCGCAAGGTGGTCTCAGAAACCGCGAAGGAATACCCGGACATCGCGCTCGAGCACGTCTTCGTCGACACCGCGGCCATGCGGCTCGCGACCTCGCCCACCAGCTTCGACGTCATGCTGTGCGACAACCTGTTCGGCGACATCCTGAGCGACCAGGCGGCTTCGATCGCCGGCTCGCTTGGCGTGCTGCCGTCGGCCACGCTCGGCGGCCGCGTGGATCTGTACGAGCCGGTGCACGGCTCGGCACCCGACATTGCCGGCAAGGGCTGGGCGAACCCGGTCGGCGCCATCGCCAGCGCCGCCATGCTGCTTCGCTTTACCGCGAAGATGGACAAGGAAGCGGCGGAGATCGATCACGCCATTGAAGACGCCCTGACGGCCGGCGCGCGGACGCGCGACCTGGCCGGTCCCGGCGAGCGCGTGCTCTCAACCCAGGAGATGGGCCAGGCCATCGAAGACGCGTTGGCCGACGTGCGCGACAGGCGGCATTCGTATCATGCCGTCTAACTTCTGGGCCGTCGGGCACCCCAGCACCCGAGCACCCAAGCACCCCAGCACCTTGCTCGATAAGGTGTGGGACGCACACGTGGTGCGTGTCCTCGATGACGGTCGCAGCCTGATTTACATCGATCGGCACCTCGTCCACGAGGTGACGTCGCCGCAAGCCTTCGAAGGCTTGCGCCTCGCCGGCCGGAAGGTGCGACGGCCCGACCTGACCTTTGCCACCGTCGATCACAACGTGCCGACCGCTGGCCGCGAGCTGCCCATTGCCGATCCGCTCGCGCGGGCGCAGGTCGAAGCCCTGCGTCGTAACGCCCCGACATTCGGCGTGCCGCTCTTCGACTTCGACAGCGGCCGCCAGGGCATTGTCCACGTGATCGGCCCCGAACTGGGCCTCACACTGCCGGGCACCACGATCGTGTGCGGCGACAGCCACACGAGCACCCACGGCGCATTCGGCGCGCTGGCATTCGGCATCGGCACGAGCGAGGTCGAGCACGTGCTGGCGACGCAGTGCCTGGTCCAGCAGAAACCGAAGGCGATGCGCGTGCAGTTCACCGGCGCGCTGATGCCCCGCGTCACCGCCAAGGATGTCGCGCTGGCGATGATCGCCCGCCTCGGGTTCAGCGGCGGCACCGGCTATGCGCTCGAGCTCGGCGGCCCACTGGTGGCGTCATTCTCGATGGAAGAACGGATGACGCTGTGCAACATGAGCATCGAAGCCGGCGCGCGCAGCGCGCTGGTGGCGCCGGACGAGACGACCTACACCTATCTGAAGGGCCGCCCGCACGCGCCACACGGCGCCGATTGGGACGCCGCCGTCGCCGACTGGCGTGGGCTTCGCAGTGATGACGGCGCCACCTTCGATGCCGAGGTCGCCATCGACGTCAGCGCGCTGGCGCCGGTCGTGACCTGGGGCACGCGTCCCGATATGTCGCTGCCCATCACCGCCAACGTTCCCGACCCCAGTTCGGCGGCCTCGGAAGGCGACGCCGCAGCGATGGCGCGCGCCCTCACCTACATGGGCCTGACGCCCGGCACACCAATCGAGTCAGTGCCCGTGGACCGGGTGTTCATCGGCTCGTGCACCAATGCCCGCATCGCCGACCTGCGCGCCGCGGCCGACGTGGTCCGCGGCCACCGGGTCAAGGCCGGCGTGCGCGCGCTCGTGGTACCGGGCTCACAACAGGTCAAGGCCGACGCCGAGCGCGAAGGCCTCGACCGCATCTTCGCCGCAGCCGGCTTCGAGTGGCGCGAACCCGGCTGCTCCATGTGCCTGGGCATGAACGACGATGTGCTGGGCGAGGGCGAACGGTGCGCCTCCACCAGCAACCGCAACTTCGAAGGCCGCCAGGGCCGCGGCGGGCGCACGCACCTGGTCAGTCCGGCGATGGCCGCCGCCGCCGCCATCGAGGGCCATTTCACCGACGTGCGGCAATGGGAGTACCGGTGAGCCAACCATTCCGCGTCCACCAGGGCCGCGTGGCACCGCTGCGCCGGAGCCATGTCGACACCGATCAGATCATCCCGAAGAACTTCCTGAAGCGCATCGAGCGCACCGGGTTTGGGCCGTTCCTGTTCCACGACTGGCGCCGCACCGCCACGGGCGACCTCGATCCGGCGTTCTCGCTGAACCAGCCGGCCTATGCCGGCGCCACGATCCTGGCGGCGGGGCCGAACTTCGGCTGCGGCTCGTCGCGCGAGCACGCCGCGTGGGCGTTGACCGATGCCGGCTTTCGCGTGGTGCTGGCGCCGTCGTTCGCCGACATCTTCCGCAACAACGCGGTGGGCAACGGCCTGGTCCCGGTCGCCATTTCCGAAACGGCGGTCAACACCATTCTCGACCGGGCCGAAGCCGGCACCGGCTACGGACTGACGATTGACCTCGAACTCTGTGAGGTGCGCGACGCGCACGGCCTGCGCGAACGCTTTGCGTTTGACGAGGCATCGCGGCAGCGGCTGCTCGAGGGCAAGGACGAAATCGACCTCATTCTCGCGAACGATGCCGAGATCTCGGCCTTTGAACAACGGCGCACGGACAGTCTCGCGTAACTCTGGCTACTGGCTACTGGCTACTGGATACCTTTTATGAAACAGCGTGGCGCTCACATCATCTGGTCGTGCCTGGTCGAACAAGGCGTGGACACCGTGTTCGGCTATCCGGGCGGCGCCATTCTGC is a window encoding:
- a CDS encoding helix-turn-helix domain-containing protein gives rise to the protein MTPDRTVTEVASELQCSPKKVRRLAAAGTLPAYRLGRDWRFRPNAVEQLRQRLAHKPVDTALQAVDRVAPRTGGRLKGWNKFA
- a CDS encoding helix-turn-helix transcriptional regulator, giving the protein MTQYYAVLESDQLEALRSSANDGPNRVAAAIRLAGLTQRSVAVALDITEPHLSNVCRGHVKDVSLPTARKLAEFLGCSIEDLFPSRVA
- a CDS encoding S24 family peptidase — encoded protein: METCLALPTIGGNIREARKRAGFETGKAFAAAMGVDGSRVSEWETDTYQPSLDTLLKIATFLHCSIDELLNGVNQGYEAARRAFGPRASTVNDGIEAVVMDDDVGAGYLRNDIPVIAEGDASPGPNLFWDEEGLKSDVEDRISRPYDVRDQRAYGVRVRGDSMVPRYRPGEVLVVSPHTPVEDGDEVYVALLSGERLLKIARKSPGGWILESENRAYPARFVKKGEVGTMHPILWIRPARRSRGDRK
- the tcmP gene encoding three-Cys-motif partner protein TcmP produces the protein MLGKWDGGVVFIDLMAGPGICVDRTDQSEFIGSPLLALNTKKAWTQIYLVELDVQLRQALEQRVAQQPRSNTVQIIAGDSNSAGVIARLRTASEGALAVAFVDLIGQEIAFDTIRQLTTGRSIDLWFSFPELDLRRNATLAPRDMDHAARWTRFFGTEEWRPIVEQRRPRAALVELLKLYRRQLEALGYITEVSKLPMKNSLGATMYRPLFASKNARGIDFFHKSLLRDAGAPKPATLFDLG
- a CDS encoding tyrosine-type recombinase/integrase is translated as MGAFFEEGRGEALHEVKGKRLRGGWRYQFQYQLQSYKSPRGFNTQRDALDAEAEHRRRLKLQAAGVYVPPTKATAASFQNWAGVYSEYVHSLHAKGLIKRPEIIDANLSSVLRFWGRRPTKPGAYVHPTGKYLDLTLADPIADPSLMRAFDEWMDAEGIEGSTRNHYNTTMSRMYWLALQAEYRREAGEPAYNPFAQRPRSKGKRRRVALSVEQIQAWIAQASYHVRIAMSVAALAPELRLVNVLQLTWKESHESHVDLANGRVIVWDHKTDADGKVIVVPITAQLQEILEDAKTRHPRSTHVVWYHGGPVKDIGGGVKAAAIAAGLTWGRSVAGGATFHTLRHSMNTFMGRMKIHPVHHQQAAGHKDFATTLSYSHLNVDDKVNTLEQLSGGLPILGLVKGAVSRISRATRGKKSKRGDLRGDSSRKPRVKTARKGRTAGLKRGPNLARKKAPKVLKK
- a CDS encoding LysR family transcriptional regulator, translated to MELFQLEAFLAVVREGSFSAAAKALYRTQPAISQTIKKLEDEIGRPLFDRSSRRGVLTDAGRVLADHAERLVNLRQRTMSALDDVRQLRTGRLTVAANELTCLYLLPILHEYRRLYPDVHITVQRALGSRVPAQVLDYGADFGVVTFRPDTAALQSIVVYHDELAFVVPPTHPLARRAKVSIAELASESFVAHHVSSPYRQRVIDTFRKRRVELRMPVEMPTIDAIKKFVAMGNGVALLPAITVEREIAYKELVRVEVPELTFDRKLRLIHRREGTLSHAAEAMLSVVEAQSALKKGRFAFAPER
- a CDS encoding 2-isopropylmalate synthase, encoding MATRSRIHVFDTTLRDGEQAPGFSMTATEKLRLAQQLDRLGVDIIEAGFPISSDGDFDAVKTIAGAVRRPIIAGLARAIPADIDRAWAALAGAARPRIHVFLATSDIHLEHKLRISREQCVAQIKSAVAHARALCADVEFSAEDATRSDLAFLCEVAVAAVEAGATTINLPDTVGYALPADIHRMFSTVGQLIGDRAVLSAHCHNDLGMAVANSVAAIQAGARQVECTINGIGERAGNASLEEIVMTLEVRADALPFTTGINTPGLVPASNTLSAIVGVSVPPNKAIVGANAFAHEAGIHQDGMLKYELTYEIMRPESVGAAGTRLVLGKHSGLRGLDARCRDLGHRLRQAELERLYVKVTALADRTKTVDDAQLTAIIRDEMATAMAVGAAAGAQRGDAACH